From the Gemmatimonadales bacterium genome, one window contains:
- a CDS encoding EAL domain-containing protein, which produces MTTAEVVEATPDRWTRRSGFPPVGPVAFLTAVYGLAYLFWERSGLGSTALRDLVGNAGFMPLNLTLAALCFLAATRKVLDPGVRRALRLMGVGSLAVLVGNSISVYYVLVRGESPAVSWADLFYLSDSLLLLTALLAFPLTRRIHLEWWKFVLDATMVLVGGGVMIWYFTVRPGAPGLVAGIGATVITYAFPLASLLVLLGITSVLLRGPIDRNRWAFGLLVGGVLLSVIADLTFGLIQVQTGERGATVVDAVYLMVYLLMIASMELYFRRPVPRTSGTEEYQPRSQPLSPLPYLAVGITFGLLLFEAFKPDREPVTQLAVGALVITGLVVVRQLLAVRQNVRLLAETAARHNEARFRSLVQHSSDVILVVDSAGTIQYVSPSAVRVLRYDPARLLGLPVQSLLVVDDRERADQFLREASRTSSLPAPIEWGFRQPDGSALHTETIATNLIDDPTVLGIVLNIRDVSERQRLRDELMHQAFHDSLTGLANRALFRDRVSHALAIARRQGREVTVLYLDLDDFKKVNDSLGHAEGDQLLRLAADRFLTCARSTDTVARLGGDEFGILIEDVQGNDGTAVLVDRLVSTMQAPFHLGHNEVHVSLSFGIATAVGDESADDLMRNSDLAMYTAKRQGKGRFATYESKMVADSRHRLEMEAALRGAIEREELVLHYQPIMHLRTGEIFGFEALVRWNHPKYGHLLPSHFVPLAEETGLIVRLGAWVLRLACHQIHRWREAYPGADWVMSVNLSGRQLQEPDLVYETRRALGVTGVEPSALVLEITESVLMQQADSAQQQLRGLKGLGVGLAIDDFGTGYSSLGYLQRFPIDILKIAKPFIDDVGAGLEKSALARAIIGLGDTLKLRTIAEGVEVAEQREVLVALGCELGQGHFFAKAMPVEQIEEMLLEVWQGGRAAGRQKKRTAQTR; this is translated from the coding sequence ATGACGACCGCTGAGGTCGTAGAGGCCACCCCGGATCGCTGGACCCGGCGAAGCGGATTTCCGCCCGTCGGGCCGGTGGCGTTCCTGACGGCCGTCTACGGCCTCGCGTATCTGTTCTGGGAGCGGTCCGGTCTCGGCAGCACCGCACTCCGCGACCTGGTTGGCAACGCCGGCTTCATGCCGCTCAACCTGACCCTGGCCGCCCTCTGCTTCCTGGCCGCAACGCGCAAGGTCCTGGACCCCGGCGTGCGCCGCGCGCTGCGACTCATGGGCGTTGGCTCGCTGGCGGTACTCGTCGGCAACAGCATTTCGGTGTACTACGTTTTGGTGCGAGGTGAGAGCCCCGCCGTGAGCTGGGCCGACCTCTTCTATCTCTCCGACAGCCTGCTGCTCCTCACCGCCTTGCTTGCCTTCCCGCTGACGCGCCGCATTCATCTCGAGTGGTGGAAGTTTGTGCTCGATGCCACGATGGTGCTGGTGGGCGGCGGCGTGATGATCTGGTATTTCACGGTCCGTCCGGGCGCGCCGGGGCTCGTGGCCGGCATCGGTGCAACCGTCATCACCTACGCCTTCCCCCTCGCCAGCCTCCTGGTGCTGCTCGGCATCACCTCGGTGCTGCTACGCGGCCCGATCGACCGCAATCGCTGGGCGTTCGGCCTGCTGGTCGGCGGTGTGCTCCTGAGCGTCATTGCCGACCTCACCTTCGGTTTGATCCAGGTGCAGACCGGCGAACGCGGCGCGACGGTCGTCGACGCGGTGTACCTGATGGTGTACCTCCTCATGATCGCGAGCATGGAGCTCTACTTTCGGCGCCCGGTTCCGCGGACCTCAGGCACCGAGGAGTACCAGCCCCGGTCGCAGCCACTGAGCCCGCTGCCGTACCTCGCCGTCGGGATCACCTTCGGGCTCCTCTTGTTCGAGGCGTTCAAGCCCGATCGGGAACCGGTCACCCAGCTGGCGGTCGGCGCCCTGGTCATCACCGGCTTGGTCGTCGTGCGACAACTGCTGGCGGTCCGGCAGAACGTCCGCTTGCTGGCCGAGACGGCCGCGCGACACAACGAAGCGCGATTCCGCTCCCTGGTGCAGCATTCCTCCGACGTCATTCTCGTGGTGGATTCGGCGGGGACCATCCAGTACGTCAGCCCCTCGGCGGTCCGCGTGTTGCGCTACGACCCCGCGCGATTGCTCGGGCTGCCGGTCCAGTCGCTGCTCGTCGTCGACGACCGGGAGCGCGCGGACCAATTCCTTCGGGAAGCCAGCCGGACCTCCAGCCTGCCGGCGCCGATAGAGTGGGGATTCCGCCAGCCGGATGGCTCGGCGCTGCACACCGAGACGATCGCGACCAACCTGATCGACGACCCGACGGTGCTCGGCATCGTGCTGAACATCCGGGACGTGAGCGAACGCCAGCGCCTGCGCGATGAGCTCATGCACCAGGCGTTCCACGATTCCCTCACCGGGTTGGCCAACCGGGCGCTGTTCCGCGACCGGGTCAGCCATGCGCTGGCCATTGCGCGCCGGCAGGGTCGCGAGGTCACCGTCCTGTACCTTGACCTGGATGATTTCAAGAAGGTCAACGACAGTCTCGGCCACGCCGAGGGCGACCAGCTCCTGCGGCTCGCCGCCGATCGGTTCCTGACCTGTGCCCGCAGCACCGATACCGTGGCACGCCTCGGCGGCGACGAATTCGGCATCCTCATCGAGGACGTACAGGGCAACGACGGCACGGCGGTCCTGGTGGACCGACTGGTCAGCACGATGCAGGCGCCCTTCCATCTGGGGCACAACGAGGTGCATGTGTCGCTCAGCTTCGGCATCGCCACGGCGGTGGGCGATGAGAGCGCCGACGACCTGATGCGCAACTCCGACCTCGCGATGTACACCGCCAAGCGGCAGGGGAAGGGCCGATTCGCTACCTACGAGTCAAAGATGGTGGCCGATTCCCGCCACCGGCTCGAAATGGAGGCGGCGTTGCGGGGGGCGATCGAGCGCGAGGAGCTTGTCCTCCACTATCAGCCCATCATGCACCTGCGGACCGGGGAGATCTTCGGGTTCGAGGCGCTGGTGCGATGGAATCACCCCAAGTACGGCCACCTGCTGCCGAGCCATTTCGTCCCCCTGGCGGAGGAAACCGGCCTGATCGTCCGCCTCGGCGCTTGGGTGCTTCGCTTAGCGTGCCACCAGATCCATCGGTGGCGGGAAGCCTACCCCGGGGCAGACTGGGTGATGAGCGTCAACCTCTCGGGACGGCAGCTCCAGGAACCCGACCTGGTCTACGAGACGCGCCGGGCGCTGGGTGTGACGGGTGTCGAGCCCTCGGCGCTTGTGCTTGAGATCACCGAGAGTGTCCTGATGCAGCAGGCCGATTCAGCCCAGCAGCAGCTCCGGGGGCTCAAGGGCCTTGGGGTCGGGCTGGCCATCGACGACTTCGGCACCGGGTACTCCTCGCTCGGTTACCTGCAGCGGTTTCCGATCGATATCCTGAAGATTGCCAAGCCGTTCATCGACGACGTCGGGGCGGGGCTGGAGAAATCAGCGCTTGCCCGCGCCATCATCGGGCTGGGCGACACACTGAAGCTGCGGACGATCGCCGAAGGCGTGGAGGTCGCCGAGCAGCGCGAAGTCCTCGTGGCGCTGGGTTGCGAACTGGGACAGGGGCACTTTTTCGCGAAGGCGATGCCGGTCGAGCAGATCGAAGAGATGCTACTCGAGGTTTGGCAGGGAGGCCGGGCGGCAGGGAGGCAGAAGAAGCGGACTGCACAGACTCGCTGA
- the add gene encoding adenosine deaminase, giving the protein MLTPEIIRRLPKAELHVHLDGSLRPTTMVELAATAGVELPTRDPDQLRRYMLVDDAGDLEDYLRRFDVTIALLQTPEALERVAYEMVEDAAADNLRLLEVRYCPELSTRNGLSLDEVIAAEWRGLSRGARDFGVRVGIINCSLRHYDPETSLRIADRSVANRAHGVIGFDLAGGEAGRLPGVHRAAFDAALVGGLGITVHAGEAAGAESVAEAIWVCHANRLGHGTRLAEDPALQDYVRDRRILIETNLSSNLQTRAVPRIADHPVRRYFDAGLNVTLCTDSWLMSGTSLSREYWLAHTELGFSRAEIDRMILNACTSSFLPWPDRQALLAEVGAELEAIR; this is encoded by the coding sequence ATGCTGACACCTGAGATCATTCGCCGGCTGCCCAAGGCCGAGCTGCATGTCCACCTCGACGGCTCGCTGCGTCCCACGACGATGGTCGAGCTCGCCGCGACGGCGGGGGTCGAGCTTCCGACGCGGGATCCCGACCAGTTGCGCCGCTACATGCTCGTGGACGACGCGGGCGACCTCGAGGACTACCTGCGGCGGTTCGATGTCACCATTGCCCTGCTGCAGACGCCCGAGGCGCTCGAGCGCGTCGCGTACGAGATGGTCGAGGATGCGGCGGCCGACAACCTCCGGCTTCTCGAGGTCCGCTACTGCCCCGAACTCAGCACGCGGAATGGACTCTCGCTCGACGAGGTGATCGCGGCAGAGTGGCGCGGGCTCTCGCGGGGAGCGCGAGATTTCGGGGTGCGGGTCGGCATCATCAACTGTTCGCTCCGTCATTACGATCCGGAGACGTCGCTGCGTATCGCCGACCGATCGGTGGCCAACCGCGCGCACGGAGTGATCGGGTTTGATCTGGCTGGTGGGGAGGCGGGCCGTCTCCCCGGGGTGCATCGCGCCGCCTTCGACGCCGCGCTGGTGGGGGGGCTTGGGATCACGGTGCACGCCGGCGAGGCGGCCGGGGCCGAGTCGGTGGCCGAGGCGATCTGGGTCTGCCACGCCAATCGGCTGGGACACGGAACCAGGCTCGCCGAGGATCCGGCGTTGCAGGACTATGTGCGCGACCGCCGCATCCTGATCGAGACCAACCTCAGCAGCAACTTGCAGACCCGCGCCGTGCCGAGGATCGCGGACCACCCGGTTCGGCGGTATTTCGATGCCGGCCTCAACGTGACGCTCTGTACCGACAGCTGGCTGATGAGTGGGACGTCGTTGTCACGCGAATACTGGCTGGCCCACACCGAGCTTGGCTTCTCCCGCGCGGAGATTGATCGGATGATCCTGAACGCCTGCACCTCCTCCTTTCTGCCCTGGCCGGACCGGCAAGCACTGCTCGCCGAAGTCGGCGCCGAGCTCGAGGCAATCCGGTGA
- a CDS encoding four helix bundle protein, which produces MPSSGVATANGKRFEALKAWQAAHALALAIYRATSRWPPEERYGLSSQVRRAAVSVSANIAEGSAKRGNREFRRFLDIAIGSLAEVQVYLLMAKELGYSTQAEWGELEALRDHAGMLTWGLYRSIGARETPK; this is translated from the coding sequence ATGCCCTCCTCAGGTGTTGCAACGGCAAACGGTAAGCGGTTTGAGGCGCTGAAAGCGTGGCAGGCAGCCCATGCCCTGGCACTGGCGATTTACCGCGCAACCAGTCGCTGGCCACCGGAGGAGCGGTATGGACTGAGTTCGCAGGTGCGGAGAGCGGCGGTCTCGGTCAGCGCTAACATTGCCGAGGGCTCCGCGAAGCGTGGCAACCGGGAGTTCAGGCGGTTCCTGGACATCGCGATCGGTTCGCTGGCTGAGGTTCAGGTGTATCTTCTTATGGCCAAAGAGCTTGGGTATTCCACCCAGGCAGAGTGGGGTGAGCTCGAAGCCCTCCGCGATCACGCCGGAATGCTCACCTGGGGCCTGTATCGTTCGATCGGGGCTCGCGAAACGCCGAAATAG
- a CDS encoding purine-nucleoside phosphorylase, whose product MAAALAATVAAVRDRLGNRAPEVAVVLGSGLGGLADRLTDAVRIPYVEIPGFHVPTVQGHSGELVVGTLAGRSVIAQSGRFHLYEGHAADVAALPARLVAELGVTTFMVTNAAGGVRATFQPGTLMLITDHLNLTGQNPLTGPVLAGEQRFPDMSAAYDPALRAIALDVAREQGTPLEQGVYAALSGPSYETPAEIRMLRTLGADAVGMSTVPEVIVANARGMRCLGISTVTNAAAGVSDAKLSHAEVMETAAQVGQRLGDLIEGIVARL is encoded by the coding sequence ATGGCCGCCGCGCTGGCCGCCACGGTCGCGGCGGTCCGAGATCGGCTCGGAAACCGCGCGCCGGAGGTTGCGGTCGTGCTCGGGTCCGGGCTCGGTGGCTTGGCGGATCGGCTGACCGATGCGGTGCGTATTCCCTACGTCGAAATTCCAGGCTTCCACGTGCCGACGGTGCAGGGCCACTCGGGTGAACTGGTGGTGGGCACGCTCGCCGGTCGTTCGGTCATTGCGCAGAGTGGCCGGTTTCATCTGTATGAGGGCCACGCCGCCGATGTGGCGGCGCTGCCGGCGCGCCTCGTGGCCGAGCTTGGTGTCACGACGTTCATGGTGACGAACGCGGCAGGGGGGGTGAGGGCCACCTTTCAGCCGGGGACGCTCATGCTGATCACTGATCATCTGAACCTGACCGGCCAGAATCCGTTGACCGGACCGGTGCTGGCAGGAGAGCAGCGGTTTCCCGACATGTCCGCCGCCTACGACCCGGCCCTCCGCGCAATTGCGCTCGACGTGGCGCGCGAACAGGGAACGCCGCTCGAGCAGGGGGTCTACGCCGCGCTGTCAGGGCCGAGCTACGAGACGCCGGCCGAGATCCGGATGCTGCGGACCCTCGGCGCCGACGCCGTCGGGATGAGCACGGTGCCGGAGGTGATTGTGGCGAACGCCCGGGGCATGCGCTGCCTCGGAATCTCCACTGTCACCAACGCGGCCGCCGGCGTGTCGGACGCCAAGCTCAGCCATGCGGAGGTCATGGAGACTGCGGCACAGGTTGGGCAGCGGCTGGGCGACTTGATCGAGGGGATTGTGGCGCGGCTCTAG
- a CDS encoding nucleoside transporter C-terminal domain-containing protein: MSALLLVQSAAERLGAAQAGLDTPLASRLMGLVGIATMIGLAVLLSYDRKKIDWRLVASGLALQASFGFLVLKTSTGKMVFNFAGRAITGLLGFQEQGARFVFGNLVQSTVPVGLPGPGGSLDATAGFVANTGAFFAFNVLPTIIFFSSLMSVLYYLGIMQVVVKGIAWVMQKTLGTSGAETLSAAGNIFLGQTEAPLLIKPFVKTFTTSELNTVMVGGFATVAGGVLAAYVGMLQGTFPNIAAHLLAASVMNAPAGLILSKIIRPEIGEPLTKGTLKMEIERTESNVIDAAAGGAAQGVQLAINVAAMLMAFVALVAMLNFGLQWFGSSVLHLTGTPLSLQYLLGQLLRPLTWVMGVPWADSTYVGGLIGIKTSLNEFVAYAQFASDLGSGIVLAPRSAVITTYALLGFANFSSIAIQIGGIGGLAPERRGELAKLGLRAMIAGNLAAFMSAALAGMLV, from the coding sequence GTGAGCGCGCTGCTGCTGGTGCAGAGCGCGGCGGAGCGGTTGGGTGCCGCACAAGCCGGGCTGGACACGCCGCTGGCCAGCCGGTTGATGGGCCTGGTGGGGATCGCCACGATGATCGGGCTGGCGGTGCTGCTGTCCTACGACCGGAAGAAGATCGACTGGCGGCTGGTGGCCAGCGGGCTGGCCCTGCAGGCATCGTTCGGGTTCCTGGTCCTCAAGACGAGCACCGGGAAGATGGTGTTCAACTTCGCCGGCCGGGCCATTACCGGGCTGCTTGGGTTCCAGGAACAGGGCGCCCGGTTCGTCTTTGGGAACCTCGTGCAGTCGACGGTACCGGTCGGCCTGCCCGGACCCGGCGGCAGCCTGGATGCCACGGCAGGCTTCGTGGCCAATACCGGGGCCTTCTTCGCGTTCAATGTCCTGCCGACGATCATCTTCTTTTCGTCGCTGATGTCCGTGCTCTATTACCTCGGCATCATGCAGGTGGTGGTCAAGGGCATTGCATGGGTCATGCAGAAAACGCTGGGCACGTCGGGTGCGGAAACGCTCTCCGCGGCCGGCAATATTTTCCTCGGACAGACCGAGGCCCCGCTGCTCATCAAGCCGTTCGTGAAGACGTTCACCACCTCCGAGCTCAACACCGTCATGGTGGGTGGCTTTGCGACGGTCGCTGGCGGCGTGCTGGCCGCGTACGTCGGGATGCTGCAGGGGACCTTCCCGAACATCGCGGCGCACCTGCTCGCCGCGAGTGTCATGAACGCCCCGGCCGGCCTCATCCTTTCCAAGATCATCCGCCCGGAGATTGGCGAGCCACTCACCAAGGGCACGCTCAAGATGGAGATCGAGCGGACCGAGTCGAACGTGATCGATGCGGCGGCCGGTGGCGCCGCCCAGGGCGTGCAGCTGGCCATCAACGTCGCCGCGATGCTCATGGCGTTCGTCGCGCTGGTGGCGATGCTCAATTTCGGGCTGCAGTGGTTCGGGTCGTCCGTCCTGCACCTCACCGGAACGCCGCTCAGCCTCCAGTACCTGCTGGGGCAGCTGCTGCGGCCCCTCACCTGGGTCATGGGCGTCCCTTGGGCCGACAGCACCTATGTCGGCGGACTGATCGGGATCAAGACGTCGCTGAACGAGTTCGTCGCCTACGCCCAGTTTGCCAGCGACCTCGGCAGCGGCATTGTGCTTGCGCCGAGGAGCGCCGTCATCACCACCTACGCGCTGCTCGGCTTCGCCAACTTCTCGTCGATCGCCATACAGATCGGCGGCATCGGCGGCCTGGCCCCGGAGCGCCGGGGGGAACTTGCCAAGCTGGGGCTCCGTGCCATGATCGCGGGCAACCTGGCCGCGTTCATGTCGGCGGCGCTGGCCGGGATGCTGGTCTGA
- a CDS encoding RNA methyltransferase, protein MAGVETLIRDLRLRRGRERRGLALAEGVRLVEEALGARVVLRHAAVSPALETTPRGAALKTALAAAGVPLVEMDDRALAELADTEHPQGVIAVFEPPTWSLDRLTPGAGDVVVVLDGVQDPGNVGAIARTALGLGASGMIALKGTAELTNPKVVRGAMGALFRLPAVSATDGECFAWAKRVGAALWVTDSSGERPGGQRLTAPVALVLGNEGAGIRPEVEREASRRLAIPLAGGVESLNVAVAAGILLYEVRRDA, encoded by the coding sequence GTGGCCGGTGTCGAGACCTTGATTCGTGATCTTCGCCTCCGCCGCGGCCGCGAGCGCCGTGGACTGGCACTGGCGGAGGGGGTCCGGCTGGTCGAGGAGGCGCTCGGCGCGCGGGTCGTGCTCCGGCACGCCGCGGTGTCACCTGCGCTGGAAACTACTCCACGGGGGGCGGCCCTCAAAACCGCGCTGGCGGCCGCCGGGGTGCCGCTGGTGGAGATGGACGACCGCGCCCTCGCCGAGCTCGCTGACACGGAACACCCGCAGGGCGTCATTGCCGTCTTCGAGCCGCCGACGTGGAGTCTCGACCGCCTGACGCCGGGTGCGGGCGACGTGGTGGTGGTCCTCGACGGCGTGCAGGATCCCGGGAATGTCGGCGCCATCGCGCGGACGGCCCTCGGGCTGGGCGCCAGCGGGATGATTGCCTTGAAAGGCACCGCGGAGCTGACCAACCCGAAGGTGGTGCGCGGGGCGATGGGGGCGCTCTTCCGGTTGCCGGCCGTCTCCGCCACCGACGGCGAGTGCTTCGCCTGGGCCAAGCGTGTCGGCGCGGCGCTCTGGGTAACGGACAGCAGCGGTGAACGCCCGGGCGGTCAGCGGTTGACGGCGCCCGTGGCCCTGGTCCTCGGCAACGAGGGCGCCGGCATCCGTCCGGAGGTCGAGCGGGAAGCAAGTCGTCGGCTGGCCATCCCCCTCGCGGGGGGCGTGGAGTCCCTGAACGTGGCGGTGGCGGCGGGAATCCTCCTCTACGAGGTGCGGCGTGACGCTTGA
- a CDS encoding DUF445 family protein → MDSQDLLAGLLTVAVGAISGGLTNAVAIWMLFHPYEQRGRWPLRFHGAIPKNKARLAKSIGKTVGEKLLTPADLSQRLSAPEVRAAFDGALSGFLDELLEQERGPLIDLIPASMASDLDRWIDQIGDRVADDLAVYMASPAFEAQAERWMTHWRVEYGDRPIGELLTTDRREAFEERVDGWLRQFTEGEDLEGALRHFVDVQLERLGKDDQPLIDRLPPGLVGTLEASISDYLPVAIERIGAVLANPDSKGKIHLALRTAFDRAVRDLLLHERLLAKLVVTDQTFTRLLDGLEREGFERFAESLSTPEMRGQLTRAVNDGLESFWRIPLRDRLAGMGAEKQAALAGTLGDWLVKVARDDTTRTVARRAVGRLLDTTQRRTWNDLLGAVPPARVARFVAEAAGGPDGRRWVANTARGALRALLRRPLGRPSVWLGPEATARARTSILNAAWGWTERQVPRVVAQFKVQEMVEQKVLGFSTQRMEEIIRNVTQRELTLIVRLGYVLGALVGLIAFGINQALR, encoded by the coding sequence ATGGACTCCCAAGACCTCCTCGCAGGCCTGCTGACCGTCGCCGTAGGCGCCATCTCCGGCGGGCTCACCAATGCGGTCGCCATCTGGATGCTCTTTCACCCCTACGAGCAGCGCGGCCGCTGGCCGTTGCGGTTTCACGGCGCAATCCCCAAGAACAAGGCGCGGCTGGCCAAGAGCATCGGCAAGACGGTCGGCGAAAAGCTCCTCACGCCCGCCGATCTCTCGCAGCGACTCTCCGCCCCCGAAGTCCGGGCGGCCTTTGACGGCGCGCTGAGCGGGTTTCTCGACGAGCTCCTGGAACAGGAACGGGGGCCGCTGATCGACCTGATCCCCGCCTCGATGGCGAGTGATCTCGATCGATGGATCGACCAGATCGGGGACCGGGTGGCGGACGATCTGGCGGTTTACATGGCCAGCCCCGCGTTCGAGGCGCAGGCCGAGCGCTGGATGACCCACTGGAGGGTCGAATACGGAGATCGTCCGATCGGGGAATTGCTCACCACCGACCGCCGGGAGGCGTTCGAGGAACGAGTGGACGGCTGGCTGCGCCAGTTCACGGAAGGCGAGGATCTCGAAGGCGCCCTCCGGCATTTTGTCGACGTGCAGCTGGAGCGGCTGGGGAAAGACGATCAACCGCTGATCGACCGGTTGCCGCCTGGACTGGTCGGGACGCTCGAGGCGTCGATCAGCGATTACCTCCCGGTGGCGATCGAGCGCATCGGCGCGGTGCTCGCCAACCCTGACTCGAAGGGGAAGATCCACCTGGCGCTCCGCACCGCGTTCGACCGTGCCGTGCGCGACCTGCTCCTGCACGAGCGCCTGCTGGCCAAACTCGTCGTAACCGACCAGACGTTCACCCGACTCCTCGACGGCCTCGAGCGCGAGGGGTTCGAGCGCTTTGCCGAATCCCTCTCCACCCCCGAAATGCGCGGGCAACTGACGCGGGCCGTGAATGACGGTCTCGAGAGCTTCTGGCGCATCCCGCTTCGCGATCGCCTGGCAGGGATGGGCGCCGAGAAGCAGGCCGCGCTGGCCGGCACGCTTGGCGACTGGCTGGTAAAGGTCGCGCGCGACGACACCACGCGAACGGTGGCGCGCCGTGCGGTGGGGCGCCTCCTCGACACCACCCAGCGCCGCACCTGGAACGATCTGCTCGGCGCGGTGCCGCCAGCGCGGGTGGCGCGATTCGTCGCCGAGGCGGCCGGGGGGCCGGACGGCAGACGGTGGGTTGCCAACACGGCGCGCGGTGCGCTCCGTGCGCTCTTGCGTCGTCCCCTCGGGCGGCCCTCGGTCTGGCTCGGTCCGGAGGCGACCGCACGGGCGCGGACCAGCATCCTGAACGCGGCATGGGGCTGGACCGAGCGGCAGGTGCCCCGCGTCGTCGCCCAGTTCAAAGTGCAGGAAATGGTGGAACAGAAGGTGCTCGGGTTCTCGACACAGCGGATGGAGGAAATCATCCGCAACGTGACACAGCGCGAACTCACCCTCATCGTCCGGCTCGGCTATGTCCTCGGCGCGTTGGTGGGCTTGATCGCCTTTGGAATCAACCAGGCGCTGCGGTAG
- a CDS encoding prepilin peptidase — MTLEMLVTIIAGIFGLMVGSFLNVCITRWPAELSVIRPRSRCPRCEKPIAWYDNIPVVSWLLLRGKCRGCGLPISPMYPGVELLTAGIWAAMAWAYPLEIEGLRGALFFTILLGIALTDAREYIIPDEFTWGGLVIGLLFGLVGGISTLLPALIGAATGFGLLWLIGFAGQLILKEEAMGGGDVKMMAMVGAFVGWQGVLLTIFLGALLGTLIFLPLSLLGRKKLVPFGVFLSLGAVATWIAGPAIIAWYTAYIGL, encoded by the coding sequence GTGACGCTTGAAATGCTGGTGACGATCATCGCCGGGATCTTCGGCCTCATGGTCGGGAGCTTCCTGAACGTCTGCATCACCCGCTGGCCCGCGGAGCTTTCGGTCATCCGGCCGCGCTCCCGGTGCCCGCGCTGCGAGAAGCCCATCGCCTGGTACGACAACATTCCGGTCGTTTCCTGGCTGCTGCTCCGCGGCAAGTGCCGGGGCTGCGGACTGCCGATTTCGCCGATGTATCCCGGCGTGGAACTGCTGACCGCCGGCATCTGGGCGGCAATGGCGTGGGCCTACCCCCTCGAGATCGAAGGGCTCCGGGGCGCGCTCTTCTTCACGATCCTCCTTGGCATCGCGCTGACAGATGCGCGCGAGTACATCATCCCCGACGAGTTCACCTGGGGTGGGTTGGTCATCGGGCTCCTCTTTGGCTTGGTGGGCGGTATCTCGACGCTCCTCCCCGCCTTGATCGGTGCCGCCACCGGCTTCGGCCTCCTCTGGCTGATCGGCTTCGCGGGCCAGCTGATCCTGAAGGAAGAGGCCATGGGAGGTGGCGACGTGAAGATGATGGCCATGGTCGGCGCCTTCGTCGGCTGGCAGGGCGTCCTGCTGACCATCTTCCTCGGCGCACTGCTTGGCACCCTCATCTTCCTCCCCTTGAGCCTGCTCGGCCGGAAGAAACTCGTTCCGTTCGGCGTGTTCCTCTCTCTCGGCGCCGTCGCCACCTGGATCGCCGGCCCCGCCATCATCGCATGGTATACCGCCTACATCGGGTTGTAG
- the thiD gene encoding bifunctional hydroxymethylpyrimidine kinase/phosphomethylpyrimidine kinase: MQIALTIAGSDSGGGAGIQADLKTFHQFGVYGTSVIVALTAQNTRGVRSVHAIPADMVGQQLAALAEDLPPAALKTGMLASPALVRQVADAIRGYGWSRLVVDPVMVATSGDRLLDVEAEAVVRESLVPLATVVTPNLEEAAILAEMRVEDVPSMERAGRRILSFGAEAVLVKGGHLTSTTLLDLLVTPAGTRRFEHPRIETTSTHGTGCTLSAAITAGLALGRPLEAAVSDGIDYVQRALLAAPGLGGGHGPLNHRV, translated from the coding sequence ATGCAGATCGCGTTGACCATCGCCGGATCCGACTCGGGAGGCGGGGCCGGCATCCAGGCCGACCTCAAGACCTTCCACCAGTTTGGCGTGTACGGCACCTCGGTCATTGTCGCGCTGACCGCGCAGAATACTCGCGGCGTGCGTTCTGTGCACGCCATCCCGGCGGACATGGTCGGTCAGCAACTGGCCGCCCTCGCGGAAGACCTTCCTCCCGCCGCCCTCAAGACCGGCATGCTCGCGAGCCCCGCACTGGTCCGGCAGGTGGCGGACGCGATTCGCGGCTACGGCTGGTCCCGGCTCGTCGTCGATCCGGTCATGGTGGCCACGTCGGGGGACCGACTGCTCGATGTCGAAGCCGAGGCGGTCGTTCGCGAATCGCTGGTGCCCCTCGCGACCGTGGTCACACCGAACCTGGAGGAAGCGGCCATCCTCGCTGAGATGCGCGTGGAGGACGTGCCCTCAATGGAGCGGGCCGGGCGTCGGATTCTCAGCTTTGGCGCCGAGGCGGTACTCGTCAAAGGCGGCCACCTGACGTCGACGACGCTGCTGGACCTGCTGGTGACCCCGGCCGGCACCCGACGCTTCGAGCATCCGCGCATCGAAACCACCTCCACCCATGGCACCGGCTGCACCCTCTCCGCCGCCATCACGGCCGGACTGGCGCTCGGACGGCCGCTGGAGGCGGCGGTGTCCGACGGCATCGACTATGTCCAGCGTGCGCTGCTGGCCGCTCCGGGCCTCGGCGGCGGCCACGGACCGCTGAACCACCGCGTCTAG